In the Sphaerodactylus townsendi isolate TG3544 linkage group LG10, MPM_Stown_v2.3, whole genome shotgun sequence genome, one interval contains:
- the ABCE1 gene encoding ATP-binding cassette sub-family E member 1 — translation MADKLTRIAIVNHDKCKPKKCRQECKKSCPVVRMGKLCIEVTSQCKIVWISETLCIGCGICIKKCPFAALSIVNLPSNLERETTHRYCANAFKLHRLPIPRPGEVLGLVGTNGIGKSTALKILAGKQKPNLGKYDDPPDWQEILTYFRGSELQNYFTKILEDDLKAIIKPQYVDQIPKAAKGTVGSILDRKDETGTQTTVCQQLDLTHLRERNVEDLSGGELQRFACAVVCIQKADIFMFDEPSSYLDVKQRLKAAITIRSLINPDRYIIVVEHDLSVLDYLSDFICCLYGVPSAYGVVTMPFSVREGINIFLDGYVPTENLRFRDASLVFKVAETANEEEVKKMCMYKYPGMRKKMGEFELSIVAGEFTDSEIMVMLGENGTGKTTFIRMLAGRLTPDDKSEVPVLNVSYKPQKISPKSTGSVRQLLHEKIRDAYTHPQFVTDVMKPLQIENIIDQEVQTLSGGELQRVALALCLGKPADVYLIDEPSAYLDSEQRLMAARVIKRFILHAKKTAFVVEHDFIMATYLADRVIVFDGIPSKSTVANSPQTLLAGMNKFLSQLEITFRRDPNNYRPRINKLNSIKDVEQKKSGNYFFLDD, via the exons GTTCGAATGG GAAAACTGTGCATAGAAGTAACATCGCAATGCAAAATTGTATGGATTTCTGAAACACTATGTATTGGTTGTGGTATTTGCATTAAG AAATGTCCTTTTGCAGCCTTGTCAATTGTTAACTTACCTAGCAACCTGGAGAGAGAAACAACACACCGATATTGTGCCAATGCCTTCAAACTTCACAG GTTGCCTATTCCACGCCCAGGCGAAGTGCTGGGGTTAGTCGGAACGAATGGGATTGGAAAGTCAACGGCCTTGAAAATTTTAGCAGGAAAACAGAAGCCAAACCTTGGGAAATACGAT GATCCTCCTGACTGGCAGGAAATCTTGACTTACTTTCGAGGATCTGAATTGCAGAACTACTTCACAAAGATCCTGGAAGATGACCTCAAGGCCATCATTAAACCTCAGTATGTGGACCAGATCCCTAAAGCTGCTAAA GGAACAGTGGGCTCAATACTGGACCGGAAGGATGAGACTGGAACGCAGACGACTGTATGTCAGCAGCTTG ATTTGACCCATCTTAGAGAACGAAATGTTGAAGATCTATCAGGAGGAGAACTTCAAAGATTTGCCTGTGCTGTGGTTTGCATTCAAAAAGCTGACAT CTTCATGTTTGATGAACCTTCCAGCTACCTGGATGTTAAGCAACGTCTAAAGGCTGCCATTACTATTCGATCACTAATAAATCCAGACAG ATACATTATTGTTGTGGAGCATGACCTGAGTGTGCTGGATTATCTCTCTGACTTTATCTGCTGCTTATACGGTGTGCCAAGTGCTTACGGAGTCGTCACCATGCCTTTCAGTGTACGAGAAG GCATAAATATATTCTTGGACGGCTACGTTCCCACAGAGAATCTAAGGTTCCGAGATGCATCCCTAGTTTTCAAAGTGGCAGAGACAGCTAATGAAGAAGAAGTGAAAAAGATGTGCATGTATAAATATCCTGGAATGAGAAAAAAGATGGGAGAGTTTGAGCTATCAATTGTCGCTGGAGAATTTACTGACTCCGAGATCATGGTCATGCTGGGGGAAAACG GAACTGGCAAGACTACGTTCATTCGCATGCTTGCAGGAAGACTTACACCCGATGATAAAA gtgaagtTCCAGTTTTAAATGTCAGTTACAAGCCGCAGAAGATCAGTCCTAAGTCTACA GGAAGTGTACGTCAGCTGCTTCATGAAAAGATTCGAGATGCCTATACACACCCTCAGTTTGTGACTGATGTAATGAAGCCTCTCCAAATAGAAAATATAATTGATCAAGAG GTTCAAACGTTGTCTGGGGGTGAGCTACAGCGGGTTGCTCTCGCACTCTGTCTTGGAAAGCCTGCCGACGTCTACCTGATCGATGAACCTTCCGCATACCTGGACTCGGAGCAACGTTTGATGGCAGCCAGAGTTATCAAACG TTTTATTCTTCATGCTAAAAAAACTGCCTTTGTTGTGGAGCATGACTTCATCATGGCCACCTACCTAGCGGATCGTGTTATTGTCTTTGATGGCATTCCATCCAAGAGCACAGTGGCAAACAG CCCTCAGACACTCTTGGCTGGCATGAATAAGTTTCTGTCGCAACTTGAGATTACTTTCAGAAGAGACCCAAACAATTACAGACCAAGAATAAACAAACTCAATTCAATTAAG gATGTGGAACAGAAGAAAAGTGGAAACTACTTTTTCTTGGATGATTAA